The stretch of DNA AGGGAAAAGTCAGTGGATCAACTGCTGAGTCCTGGAATGAGCAGGAAATCAGAAGCGTTTGGCCAAAGTACCCTAACATTCATTTCGTTTTCTTGCTCCTTTCCCAGAGAGTCGCCTGTGGACTGCAGTGTGGGGAAATGCAATAAGCTGGTGAGCAGCTCTGACACATCACAGATGGGCTACGGGGGCTACATTGACGAGAAGAATGGTCCACCGCCCAACATGACCACCAACGAGAGAAGAGTGATTGTACCTGCAGGTGCGTAGAGGTTCTGGACTTTGTATCTGCTGCGAGGTTTGCAGGAAAACAACCCTGAACCCTGGGCTAAAGTAATGCAGCTTACAGTTGAGGGGAAAGAGGCTCTGAGGTTACAGCATGAATCAGCATCCTCTGCTTCTGTCTGATAAACACTTACGTCTAGTTGTGTGGCCAGCTTGGCTACGTCCCCAATGTAAGACCGTAGAGTGTTGGCACTTTTCCACCTCATGGTCCCTAGTCGACTCGACTTGACTTTTAttttccaccaggtgaatcaggtcctggttctggaagcgggttcttgtttagtggctgttctctcgtggttcagagcgagtcgagtagggactaaaccgtggcgtgtaaaccttgcagagctctgatcgtccagagagagtcgtcactctacgccacgcaacgcagacgaccagcactaactctccatcagtaaaatctccagctgcagcagagatcacgtttgtttttatccgactcacgacggcagctcgtaaaatgatgccgtggtcttttgacCAATACACACCACAGGATGCTGCCGTCATAACACTGACAAAGCTAAGAGGTTGTGGTTTATGGCagcttttctgtgtttttaatattcTTCATTTCAATATCGAAATTAAATAGTCTGATCTAAAGTTAACTAAATACAAGGCAGTGCTCGCCTCCAAAACTATCGGTGTTTCTGTAATGGGCGTACATCTGAGCTAGGCTTCTCCCTCTCGACTTGGTGGCACAGTGCGACTGAGGCCAGAACAAGTGGGTGGATttgttgataaaaaaaaaagaggagaatgTTTCAGAACTTTTTTGGAAAGAAAATCTCTACAGTCACGGAACCACAGGAGCAGCGGTGTTTACTTGATAATTCCAGTTAACTGCGCTGTGGTTTATAgaaggatgatgatgataagaATGTCTGATATGTCTTGTCCGGTTTTGGCTTTTCTTGTAAGAGAATGAAAACACAACCTTTCTCTCAAAGAGCTTCGGGTGCTGGTTAAACTCTGTATCCTCCTCCCTCTGTCGGAGCGCTTCAGTTCATTGTCAAATCACTGTTCATTGTTTTACTGAGCTGCATGTGTTTGATTAATATTTTACCTGAAAGTGTGAAGGTTCTGGACGTGTTGTTGATCATTATGACtgtttttcaccctgttccaGACCCATCCTTGTGGTCCCCTGACCATGTCCGACAGTGGCTGGACTGGGCCGTCAAAGAGTATGGCCTCCTGGAGATAGACACGGCCATGTTCCAGAACACGGATGGGAAGGAACTGTGCAAGATGAGCAAAGAGGACTTCCTGAGACTTACGAGTGTCTACAACGCCGATGTCCTGCTCTCACATCTCAATTACCTCAGGGAAAGTAAGTGTGAGTCTTGTCCTACGTCGTTAAGGCAGTCTGCAAGCCAAGTACTGCTGATGTCCATTTTCCTGTCTTAAGGTGTGCTATTCTTGAGTGTGTTTCTCAGCTGTTGGACGTAGAGCCAGAATTGTTTACTTTGGTGAATGAGGTCATTTGGATGTTGTGGTTTGTCGTCGTCTGAGACACTGCGGATATGTTTGAATTGCTCGTTAAGATCAGCATAGATTTTAGGACGTCGTGACGTGAGAAATAATATGCTAGCCCAATGGCTAAAGAAGCAGGCTTGGGATTAAAAGGTCAGCCCAGAACAGCCCTgtctcatccctcaacatccacagctaaaTTGCACTTGAGTGAAGCATGTGTTCATTGCCACGGATGGGTTTATTTAGACACTTTAAAAGATGTTGTGGATTCTTGGGCGATTATAGAGAGTTAAAACATGCTTTATAATACATAATATACACCATATATCACCTTTATAAACATTGTAAAAACAGAATTCATAGGAAATATTACCACCACCTCTACATTTATCCATAACCAAGCAGTACTCTGTGTCATAAAGCCCCTGTTCTCCTTCCACTCCATTTCTAATGGTTTTCAGCTCAGGAAGTGACTGTTCCTGGCTCCTCTTTTCCCCATAACTCCTCGGGATGGCCACGTTTTGCTTGGCAGAGCTGCCGCGACCGTGAAGAATTTCGATAACCATCCCGTCCAAAGCATCTCCCCTTCCTCCTGAGCGCCCTCAGCCAGGGGCTGGCCGAGCAGAGGCCCAGGTGCATGGCCCCAGGAGCTGGCCCAGCGAGGCACGGGAAAGCTTATCCCTAATTTACAAGGCAGCCCCGTCCCATTTCTTTTCCAGAGGCTTCTCTTACAATATAGTACTGCCTGTTTTGGCAAGACGTCCTCGGGCGAGTCTGAAAAACCCAGGCTTGTCTCGTCCAATCCACCAGTGCCATCTATAAGCAACACATCTCAGAGACCCACTGCATCTGGACCGCATCGAGGAGCGCTGATTACTCGCCCTGGGGCTACAGTCCTGAATAAAATAGCACCACTGCACCGTGAAGAGAGTTCTTACTGTTCGTAACTCTTGCACAGGCCACAAGTCAGTACAAAAATACGGGACAGAAGACAGTAGGC from Hoplias malabaricus isolate fHopMal1 unplaced genomic scaffold, fHopMal1.hap1 scaffold_573, whole genome shotgun sequence encodes:
- the LOC136683856 gene encoding retroviral integration site protein Fli-1 homolog, with protein sequence ESPVDCSVGKCNKLVSSSDTSQMGYGGYIDEKNGPPPNMTTNERRVIVPADPSLWSPDHVRQWLDWAVKEYGLLEIDTAMFQNTDGKELCKMSKEDFLRLTSVYNADVLLSHLNYLRESSSSLSYNTPSHTDQSPRLAAKE